The following proteins come from a genomic window of Pseudomonas sp. J452:
- a CDS encoding GFA family protein — protein MATSLVATCTCGGFRFESEREPIFQLTCHCLHCRQVSQAPSTNFAFFKLAESEVKGKTVVHSFTTDSGTKTIRETCATCGEMLLDRTEGFPQIIGVVADRIQPPYEFQARCHVWVASKCNEVAVPEGVKMFAGNMH, from the coding sequence ATGGCCACATCCCTTGTAGCAACGTGCACTTGCGGCGGCTTCCGATTCGAATCGGAACGGGAGCCGATCTTCCAGCTCACCTGTCACTGCCTTCACTGCAGGCAAGTGTCCCAAGCGCCTTCAACGAACTTCGCGTTCTTCAAGTTGGCCGAGTCCGAGGTGAAGGGCAAAACAGTCGTTCACAGCTTCACTACCGACTCCGGAACAAAAACTATTCGAGAAACCTGCGCAACGTGCGGCGAGATGCTTCTGGACCGAACCGAAGGGTTTCCGCAGATCATAGGCGTCGTTGCGGACAGGATTCAACCGCCGTATGAATTTCAGGCACGGTGCCATGTCTGGGTTGCAAGCAAGTGCAATGAAGTCGCAGTACCGGAGGGTGTCAAGATGTTCGCAGGGAACATGCACTGA